A genome region from Nocardiopsis exhalans includes the following:
- a CDS encoding TetR/AcrR family transcriptional regulator: protein MAPHERRDDLIRTALRVFARRPPGDVTPEEIAEEADVSRALVYRYFPNMAELRKAALEQAMAELMSRLAPPEDLPPLEQLRVALRTFIDFADSYAPSYAALLNGGSVISTEETEAEIDRVREGVRALILQRTGIEGPSPKLLLGLHCWVSAVETAVMFWLRDRGMSREELADWLLDQLIAMLTAAGGPQEELDRLAAHIT, encoded by the coding sequence ATGGCGCCCCACGAACGCCGGGATGATCTGATCCGGACGGCGCTGCGCGTGTTCGCGCGGCGCCCTCCCGGTGATGTCACTCCGGAGGAGATCGCCGAGGAGGCCGACGTCTCCCGGGCCCTGGTCTACCGCTACTTCCCCAACATGGCGGAGCTGCGCAAGGCGGCTCTGGAGCAGGCCATGGCGGAACTCATGTCCCGCCTGGCCCCGCCCGAGGATCTGCCGCCCCTGGAACAGCTGCGGGTGGCCCTACGCACCTTCATCGACTTCGCGGATTCCTACGCCCCTTCCTACGCCGCCCTGCTCAACGGCGGCTCGGTGATCTCCACCGAGGAGACCGAGGCCGAGATCGACCGCGTCCGCGAGGGCGTGCGCGCCCTGATCCTCCAACGCACCGGCATCGAGGGCCCCTCGCCCAAACTGCTGCTGGGCCTGCACTGCTGGGTGTCAGCGGTCGAGACCGCGGTGATGTTCTGGCTCCGCGACCGAGGCATGTCCCGCGAAGAGCTCGCCGACTGGCTGCTCGACCAGCTGATAGCCATGCTGACCGCGGCCGGAGGCCCCCAGGAAGAACTGGACCGCCTCGCGGCCCACATCACCTGA
- a CDS encoding DUF4073 domain-containing protein has product MTGSSSGSLSSPDSPSSASSAQAGLGRRGFLTTLTGAAAAAAGLTLLPAGTALARDGAATTLDVISDVQGDLADFAHVLDYLDSLGTADALVVNGDLVANGHVSEYEAYRRVLDSHPHPERVISTIGNHELYNSEPFDIQVDRFVEYTGMPGVYSEQVVGDVPLLAIGTTEPFEGTSPPFVTLGAEQLSWLDERLSHYAGSGLPVFVLSHHVLPESVSGTTGQDKARFYDQDFVDEIELLEILGGHPDVVFLSGHTHWSLERDDWAVRKVVSGGDPRGFTVVNTGFVQTLYGPNGNGGERAIDASAAQGLRIDVAQDGTVAVHAHDLKAGTVIRSLEIEAPTS; this is encoded by the coding sequence ATGACTGGCTCCTCCTCTGGCTCCCTCAGCTCCCCCGACTCGCCTTCCTCCGCTTCTTCTGCCCAGGCCGGGTTGGGGCGGCGGGGTTTCCTCACCACGCTCACCGGTGCCGCTGCGGCCGCTGCCGGGCTGACCCTCCTACCCGCGGGCACCGCTCTGGCTCGGGACGGCGCCGCGACCACTCTGGATGTCATCTCCGATGTCCAGGGCGACCTGGCCGACTTCGCGCACGTTCTGGATTATCTGGACTCCCTCGGGACGGCCGACGCTCTCGTGGTCAACGGTGACCTGGTCGCCAACGGCCACGTCTCCGAGTACGAGGCCTACCGGAGGGTGCTGGACTCGCACCCGCATCCGGAGCGGGTGATCAGCACCATCGGCAATCACGAGCTGTACAACAGCGAGCCCTTCGACATCCAGGTCGACCGGTTCGTGGAGTACACCGGCATGCCCGGGGTGTACTCGGAGCAGGTGGTGGGCGACGTGCCGCTGTTGGCGATCGGGACCACCGAGCCCTTCGAGGGCACCAGCCCTCCGTTCGTGACGCTGGGCGCCGAACAGCTGTCCTGGCTGGACGAGCGGCTGTCCCACTACGCGGGCAGCGGGCTTCCGGTGTTCGTGCTGAGCCATCATGTGCTGCCGGAGAGCGTTTCCGGGACGACCGGGCAGGACAAGGCCCGGTTCTACGACCAGGACTTCGTGGACGAGATCGAGCTTCTGGAGATTCTGGGCGGGCATCCCGATGTCGTGTTTTTGTCCGGGCACACGCACTGGTCTTTGGAGCGTGACGACTGGGCTGTGCGCAAGGTGGTCTCCGGCGGCGATCCGCGGGGGTTCACGGTGGTCAACACCGGGTTCGTGCAGACCCTCTACGGTCCGAACGGCAACGGCGGCGAGCGGGCGATCGACGCCTCGGCGGCGCAGGGGCTGCGGATCGACGTGGCGCAGGACGGCACGGTGGCCGTGCACGCTCATGACCTGAAGGCCGGCACGGTGATCCGTTCGCTGGAGATCGAGGCTCCCACCAGCTAA
- a CDS encoding PDR/VanB family oxidoreductase, giving the protein MTGEPHQDERPREVKHSAGFYANPRPPVSLYGRQRRPDRFMLGLGKLAARIEPLTSRWRPGHPPPAPAGDLPVRVARVERPAPDVAALTLVPADPGVVLPYWQPGHHVDVVLSGGVVRQYSLCGDPADRSGYRIAVRRIKGGVGSGLVHELAEGDVIGLRGPRNAFPFARAQRYLFVAGGIGITPILPMVRAAHAANREFAFVYTGRDRKSMPFQDELPGAGDAGVFVRPDDEYGTPDVEELLTDLTPGTAVYVCGPAPLINALRARVPAENPFFSEHFSPPAIVDGRRFEVRLGRSGPVLTVAEDESALDVVRRVRPETAYSCRQGFCGTCRVGLLSGEPDNRDRPTGGSPRGAEFALCVSRAGEDERLVLDL; this is encoded by the coding sequence GTGACCGGCGAACCCCACCAGGACGAGCGCCCCCGGGAGGTCAAGCACAGCGCCGGGTTCTACGCGAACCCGCGCCCGCCGGTCTCCCTGTACGGCCGTCAGCGGCGCCCGGACCGGTTCATGCTGGGCCTGGGGAAACTCGCGGCGCGGATCGAGCCGCTCACCTCGCGGTGGCGGCCCGGCCACCCGCCGCCCGCACCGGCCGGGGACCTGCCGGTGCGGGTGGCTCGGGTGGAGCGGCCCGCACCGGACGTCGCGGCTCTGACCCTGGTACCCGCCGATCCGGGCGTCGTGCTGCCGTACTGGCAGCCTGGCCACCACGTGGACGTGGTGCTGAGCGGCGGCGTGGTACGCCAGTACTCGCTCTGCGGCGACCCGGCGGACCGCTCCGGCTACCGGATCGCGGTCCGGCGGATCAAGGGCGGCGTGGGTTCGGGGCTGGTCCACGAGCTCGCTGAGGGGGACGTGATCGGGCTGCGCGGACCGCGCAACGCCTTCCCCTTCGCCCGGGCCCAGCGGTACCTGTTCGTGGCGGGCGGCATCGGGATCACCCCGATCCTGCCGATGGTCCGGGCCGCGCACGCCGCGAACCGGGAGTTCGCGTTCGTCTACACGGGCCGGGACCGGAAGAGCATGCCCTTCCAGGACGAGCTGCCCGGGGCTGGGGACGCGGGCGTGTTCGTGCGCCCTGACGACGAGTACGGGACCCCGGACGTCGAGGAGCTTCTGACTGATCTCACCCCCGGCACTGCCGTGTACGTGTGCGGCCCGGCCCCGCTGATCAACGCGCTCCGGGCGCGGGTGCCCGCGGAGAACCCGTTCTTCTCCGAGCATTTCTCCCCGCCGGCGATCGTGGACGGCCGCAGGTTCGAGGTGCGGTTGGGCCGTTCCGGGCCGGTGCTCACCGTTGCGGAGGACGAGTCGGCGCTGGACGTGGTGCGCCGGGTGCGCCCGGAGACCGCTTACTCGTGCCGGCAGGGCTTCTGCGGCACCTGTCGGGTGGGGCTGCTGTCCGGGGAGCCCGACAACCGGGACCGGCCCACCGGTGGTTCGCCGCGCGGCGCGGAGTTCGCCCTGTGCGTCTCCCGGGCCGGCGAGGACGAGCGCCTCGTGCTGGACCTGTGA